The bacterium genome has a segment encoding these proteins:
- a CDS encoding four helix bundle protein produces MAVRNVTELAVYEKSYELAMRIFQASKRFPLEERYALTSQIRRSSRSVSMNLREAWAKRRYPAHFVSKLTDCDGENAETATSLDFARDCGYLAVEEHRSLFDGNVEVGRMLGAMLVNPEKYC; encoded by the coding sequence ATGGCTGTCAGGAATGTTACGGAACTTGCTGTGTATGAGAAGTCGTATGAGCTGGCGATGCGGATATTCCAGGCTAGTAAGAGGTTCCCACTGGAGGAACGGTATGCGCTAACCAGTCAGATTCGTCGTTCATCGCGATCCGTCTCCATGAACTTGCGTGAAGCGTGGGCCAAGAGGCGTTATCCAGCGCATTTCGTCAGCAAGTTGACGGACTGCGATGGAGAAAACGCTGAAACCGCCACCTCGCTGGATTTTGCCAGAGATTGCGGTTATCTGGCAGTTGAAGAGCATCGATCACTTTTCGATGGGAATGTCGAGGTGGGACGCATGCTTGGGGCCATGCTCGTGAACCCGGAAAAGTATTGTTAA
- a CDS encoding sugar phosphate isomerase/epimerase family protein, whose product MNKIGIYYAYWTHNWNADFVPYVAKVKKLGFDVLEVNSGTVANMTVAQQRRLQGAAEAEGIELTSCIGLPKAFDPASADKTTRQRGIAFLKKQSQALAATGIRELGGIVYSYWPGSLPEGETDKRPYWDRSIESMREVMKTAEDCGVTFHMEVVNRFEQYLLNTAEEAVRYVREVGSPNCTVLLDTFHMNIEEDSFAGAIKTAGKYLGHLHIGETNRRAPGRGKIPWAEVFKALKAIKFKGSIVMEPFLMPGGEVGRDIKVFRDLREGLDLDREAARACRFVKGMLA is encoded by the coding sequence ATGAACAAGATTGGAATTTATTACGCCTATTGGACTCATAACTGGAATGCGGACTTTGTACCGTATGTGGCCAAGGTGAAGAAATTGGGTTTCGATGTGCTGGAGGTCAATTCGGGCACGGTGGCCAATATGACCGTGGCGCAACAGCGCCGACTGCAGGGAGCCGCTGAGGCGGAGGGGATTGAACTGACCTCCTGCATTGGTCTTCCCAAGGCGTTCGATCCCGCCTCTGCGGATAAGACTACCCGGCAGCGCGGCATCGCGTTCCTGAAGAAGCAGTCGCAGGCGTTGGCGGCGACAGGTATCCGCGAACTGGGCGGCATCGTTTACAGTTACTGGCCGGGCAGTCTGCCCGAGGGAGAGACAGACAAGCGGCCTTACTGGGATCGCAGTATCGAGAGCATGCGCGAAGTCATGAAAACGGCCGAAGACTGCGGCGTCACGTTCCACATGGAAGTGGTGAATCGCTTCGAGCAGTACCTGCTGAACACCGCTGAGGAAGCGGTACGGTATGTCAGGGAAGTAGGCAGCCCCAACTGCACCGTGCTTCTCGACACGTTCCACATGAACATCGAGGAGGACAGCTTTGCCGGGGCGATCAAAACGGCGGGTAAGTATCTCGGTCATCTGCACATTGGCGAGACCAACCGCCGTGCGCCGGGGCGCGGCAAGATCCCCTGGGCCGAGGTCTTTAAAGCGCTGAAGGCCATTAAGTTCAAAGGCTCAATCGTTATGGAGCCGTTCCTGATGCCGGGTGGCGAGGTCGGACGTGATATCAAGGTCTTTCGCGATTTACGCGAGGGGCTCGATCTCGACCGGGAGGCGGCTCGGGCATGCCGGTTTGTGAAGGGGATGCTGGCGTAG
- a CDS encoding MBL fold metallo-hydrolase, translating into MNARGEHHWLGYIIRMAGRAIYHSGDCVPYEGLPERLAAERIDVALLPVNGRGKGVPGNFTFEEAVALCRAAQIPVLVAHHFGMFAFNTVDETELKRKMAGLAPGLRVIMPCVNERYDL; encoded by the coding sequence ATGAATGCACGTGGTGAACATCATTGGCTTGGCTATATCATCCGGATGGCGGGCAGGGCGATTTATCATTCGGGCGACTGCGTGCCGTATGAGGGGTTGCCGGAGCGGCTGGCGGCCGAGCGGATTGATGTCGCCCTCCTACCGGTGAACGGGCGAGGCAAAGGGGTGCCCGGTAATTTTACATTTGAGGAAGCCGTGGCCTTATGCCGTGCCGCGCAGATTCCTGTTCTGGTTGCGCATCATTTCGGGATGTTTGCCTTCAATACGGTGGATGAAACAGAACTGAAACGGAAGATGGCCGGCCTTGCTCCGGGATTGCGTGTGATTATGCCCTGTGTCAACGAGAGGTATGACTTATGA